The Candidatus Finniella inopinata genome includes a window with the following:
- a CDS encoding FkbM family methyltransferase, which produces MASSSVNETLSLLKVFDQLGFQEIKKILVLDVGASGGIEPHWSSLGNKLSAIGFDPLVSEVKRLNETNTNSNVCYEEGFVTYNRLDQHFPHTLRDDPVASVNNSSYERTSCVRATKAKQYDYVQQHFNAGQSVVYSDKYFQLDDYVQDHKIEVVDFIKIDTDGHDFPVLLGAEKIIGTKGVLGLSVECQFHGSTHAYANTFSNIDQFLRAKGFTLFNLDVWKYSKAALPAPFVYDIYAQTQSGPAQWAEAVYFRDLADQSYERKFDFPITKDKALKLACLYELFGLNDCAAEILLETHERFGFSPHLQEMLNTLTPSLKGRKVSYESYIQKFDKNPDLWFPKTSLLKAKIRKLESVLNALPGLKQLKIVKPLKKLVKWIRNR; this is translated from the coding sequence TTGGCTTCTTCCTCTGTTAATGAAACCCTTTCGCTTTTAAAAGTTTTTGACCAACTTGGTTTTCAGGAAATTAAAAAGATTTTAGTGCTTGATGTGGGTGCAAGCGGTGGGATAGAGCCACATTGGTCTAGTTTGGGCAATAAGCTCTCAGCTATTGGATTTGACCCCCTGGTGTCAGAGGTGAAGCGCCTGAACGAAACCAATACCAACTCGAATGTTTGTTATGAGGAAGGATTTGTTACCTATAATCGTTTGGATCAACATTTCCCCCATACCTTACGCGATGACCCTGTTGCCTCTGTTAATAATTCTTCCTATGAAAGAACAAGTTGTGTTCGCGCAACCAAAGCGAAGCAATATGATTATGTTCAACAACATTTTAATGCAGGGCAATCAGTCGTCTACTCTGATAAATATTTCCAATTAGACGATTATGTGCAAGATCATAAGATCGAGGTTGTGGATTTTATCAAGATTGATACAGATGGCCACGACTTTCCCGTCTTATTGGGAGCTGAGAAAATCATAGGCACCAAAGGTGTTTTGGGTCTTTCCGTTGAATGTCAGTTTCATGGATCCACCCATGCTTATGCCAACACCTTTAGCAATATTGACCAATTTTTAAGGGCTAAAGGATTCACCCTTTTTAATTTGGATGTATGGAAATATTCAAAGGCGGCCTTGCCAGCGCCTTTCGTTTACGACATTTATGCCCAGACCCAAAGTGGTCCTGCACAATGGGCAGAAGCCGTTTATTTTAGAGACTTGGCTGACCAAAGTTACGAAAGGAAATTTGACTTTCCAATTACCAAAGATAAAGCTCTAAAACTTGCCTGTTTGTATGAATTATTTGGTTTAAATGACTGTGCAGCTGAGATATTACTTGAAACCCATGAACGATTCGGTTTCTCGCCTCATCTGCAAGAAATGTTGAATACGTTAACGCCTAGCTTAAAGGGCAGAAAGGTGTCCTACGAAAGCTATATACAGAAATTCGATAAAAACCCAGATCTTTGGTTTCCAAAAACCAGTTTGTTGAAAGCCAAAATAAGAAAATTGGAAAGTGTGCTTAACGCCCTGCCCGGTCTAAAGCAATTAAAAATTGTAAAACCTTTAAAAAAATTAGTTAAATGGATCCGCAATCGTTAA
- a CDS encoding class I SAM-dependent methyltransferase: MSNQQQASFCYESIEPGYYDAIYKKGTGIQSQWHRLKFARVQKSLPESVHNLLDVGCGPGTFLGNFLPSSVKGIGVDIAASQIEFAKNSYDFPHLNFICIKDYLPFDNDFFDVVTCIELIEHLSHTEFDFLLKEMKRVLKPGGILLLTTPNYAGAWPVVEFMVNKLSPVSYAHQHISKFRTHSLQTLLQKAGFKVTVERYMGLAPFSAVFSDTLCHKISNWEQNTQKAYGMLLFALAEKL, encoded by the coding sequence ATGTCAAATCAGCAACAAGCCAGTTTTTGTTATGAATCAATAGAACCCGGTTATTATGATGCTATTTACAAAAAGGGAACAGGCATCCAAAGTCAATGGCATCGCCTTAAGTTTGCAAGGGTTCAAAAATCTCTTCCCGAGAGCGTTCACAATTTATTGGATGTTGGCTGTGGCCCAGGAACATTTTTAGGCAATTTTTTGCCGTCCTCGGTTAAGGGGATCGGCGTTGATATCGCCGCTTCTCAAATTGAATTTGCCAAGAATTCTTATGATTTTCCCCATCTGAATTTCATTTGCATTAAAGATTACCTACCCTTTGATAACGATTTTTTTGATGTTGTTACTTGTATCGAGCTTATAGAACATTTATCGCACACTGAATTTGACTTTTTATTAAAAGAAATGAAACGTGTTCTTAAGCCGGGAGGAATTTTGTTATTAACAACACCCAACTACGCAGGAGCATGGCCAGTGGTTGAATTTATGGTGAATAAGCTTTCGCCAGTCTCTTACGCGCACCAACACATTAGTAAATTTCGAACACATTCCCTGCAAACACTTTTGCAAAAAGCAGGTTTCAAGGTAACTGTGGAACGTTATATGGGACTGGCACCATTTTCAGCAGTTTTTTCGGATACGCTCTGCCACAAAATATCAAATTGGGAACAAAATACTCAAAAAGCTTACGGCATGCTTTTGTTCGCTTTGGCAGAAAAGTTATAG